Genomic window (Nymphaea colorata isolate Beijing-Zhang1983 chromosome 1, ASM883128v2, whole genome shotgun sequence):
ATGAGCTGACCAATGGACATGCATAATCACAACTTAGATATAGTCAAACTTGGAAGTGATCAAGTTGGTCCACATCTTTAGGATAGAACTAGCATTTGGAGAACCAAGGTTCAAAATGTCATTAAGCAGTGGAAAAGGGGAAAAGCTGCAAAATGCATGCTTCGAAATCCCTTAATGAATAAGGTAAAACATTGCTATCACTTTGTTCTTCTTAGAAGTTATTTTGATTGCGGATGATTTCTAATTTTAGGTGtatgatttcttttttggttgCCACAGTTAATGTCATTGGGGCAAAACTAAAATTGGGAAGcgcatgaaaattttcttatagCAAAAGAACAATATCAACTTTTAGCGTATGTTTGGAtgttagaaaattgaaattgcTGCCAAGAAAAGGGAATTCCAAGAATCAAGAGACTTACTGCAGGCATGTCCACATAGTACTTCACATGatcaaaaaccaaagaaagtgGTTGGAAAGGTAAAACCATTCCTTTCTTTGGAGCCATTGTTTCTGATCCTCGACTTCCAGTGCGATTTCTGATTGACATGTCAATTCCTAGACAAAAAGAACGAAGAGACAGATTCGCCCATGAAAATAAGTTAGTACCTTAAACTTtcaagaagttaaaaaaaagaagttagCAACGCAAGAACTGTTGGAAAAAGTTTAACCTTCAGCAATTATGTTAGGAGATTGTGCAGCAAAATTTGATTGCCGTGACTTTTGTTTTCTGAGGGAACTTgacttcttgtctttttttccATCCTCGTCAGAAAGTACTGATTGAGCACTTACAATAGCTGCATATAACAAATCCAGTAAGGTGGGACATTGTACTTAGTTTATAGAATGAAAGGATTTGTATAGAAATGTGTACTTACGGTTCAAATATTTGAGAGCAAGGACAAAGCATACATTGAACAGAAGTGAGAACCCAATGAGGGCCCCAATGCATATCCAATACCAGTACTCTTCCACAAACATGCCTCTAGATTTAAGAATGGCCTTCCCAATTGTAGGAGCATCAATGCTCGCATCTGTGTTGGGCTGTAATAATAATGCAAATTACATCAACTTATAAAACTTAAGTTACCAACTCTTGAAATTGTATTTGATAACcgacaagaaagaagaaatatacaTCGCATGTTGTCTAGAAAAATAGATGGACTAGTTAACAACGCCAAAACCCTGATTCCAGTTCGAGTGGAAGTGGATTCCTTAATCTACGCATATCACCACCACcacagaagaagagaaacaaggGTAAGCCAGTTTTACCTTGCTCCATCTCTTATCAAGAAATTCATTGACGGCTATGGCATTTTGTCCATACATCATAGGTGATATCCAGTATCCCCATATCCACCATGGCTTGATGTCATCTGAAGCACAAAAAACACACGAGCACAACCTTAGCACGTCATGCCGTAACAATAGGTTGGATGATACTCTAATAGAAGCTTGGAGCATGTCCTTTCATTCTAACAagtcatcaaaatttttgagtAATTCTTTCGATCAAAAAATTACATGGCATGCAAACGAGGGATATGAACTACTAACCTTTAGAGATCACAAAACCACCAAGTGCAAAAACCACAAGCAATGCAAAGGTTCCGATTGTGTTGGCAATAACCATTGTCCTCCCCACAGCTCCAAGGAACCGAAATAGAGGAAGTGCCATCTGATGGACACATAGATATGCAAGGAATTGCCGGAAAAACCTAATAGAACAATTGGCATGAGTATATCAGGACAAAGTTACTAACCTGGAATATAGATAGTACTACCATCTCAAAAATAAGACTTCAAGCTTCACCTTTACCAAgttttaaatgaaagaaaaattagaaatcaaaTGTGAATGAGCAAGTAATCACCTGCTAGCAGAAGGAGCAAACCCAATTGTATAATACGTGAGAATGATCCACAATGCTGACTCCAATACGGAGAGTGGGATCCTGAGAACGTAAATGGGCAAAGCAAATGCCCATGACGGATAGAACAGGAAATCCCTTTGTTTGTAAAACACAGGGAGCCTGCTAACAGTCATTGCCAACTCTGCAAATCCATTGAACATCACATTAATCAAACTAAAGAATAGAGCTCCAAAGTACTTTCCACCATCTGCGATAGTTTCATGCTTCATCTTAATCCTCAGGAATACGGTCATGGTGATCAAAGACATGATAGTGATCTGGGTGGTCTTGAATATGTAAAGAAAAGAGTTCCTCTTCATGAGTAACCATTCTCTTGAAAAACAGGCCTTGAATAGGTCCCAATTACTCATTGTGTACTTCTTTGTTTCTAATGCTGCCGGGTGAGACTTTGTTTTATCATATGGGATCCTAAGATCAGCTGCTAGTTGTTGGCCACCTCGATAGTGACTGTAGGCTTCTGAGAACTCTTTAGCTGTGACATAGCGGTAGGGCGCATCTTTATCACTCCAGTATTGCTCCTGGTCCTTCTTTGATGTTACCTCTTGCAGGAAGTCTGCAACCCCTTTCCTTTCAGGGCACTTGAAGCCCATGGACTCAAAGAATTCAAGCACATGCTCTCGATCACCTTGGTAGACAACGTATCCCTCCGAAAGCAAAATTATGTCATCGAATAGGTTGTATGTCTCAGGTGCAGGTTGCAAAAGAGACATCAGCATGGTTCCATCCATGACACGAACAAATTGCCTAATGAACTTCACAATCTGGAAGGTGGTGGAGCTGTCAAGTCCAGTTGAGATCTCATCCATGAGCAATGCTTTGGAAGGTCCTACTAACATCTCCCCTGAAGAAAAAATGTTGACATGAAAATTACTTGGTTGTGCCAATGTTCAATGTTTCAAAATTGGAGTTGCAGACTAAGATGACAAGAAAGGGGAGGACTTTTGGCACAATGATTGATGTTAGACACTTCAGATCTAATTGGTTtttaggaaaaaggaaaatttgagACAGTAGTTTATACTTGTCCATAATTAAGCTATCCGTCGTCATACACCATTTGCAGAAAGATGAGATTTTGCTAGGATGCAACAACTTATCCATGAAAACAGAGGTACACCAAGATTTTGGAATATAGTCTGAATGCAACTTATCCAGAACTGTCAAGATGGTCGGTGCATCCAGAAAACCGTAAGAAGCAACCAATTCCAACTTTCGACGATGTACTATAGAGAGCAAGAAGAAGCATGAGCTTCTTTTGACAATGTAAAtgtttaattatttcttcacaCTCAGCgcaaaagcacaaaaatatACCTGTGGTCACCCTCTTCCGTTGCCCTCCAGAAATCCCTCTTATCATCTCGTTTCCCACTATAATATCCGCGCAGACATCTAAACCAAGGATCTGAAAGGGCACCATTCAATATTGGTATACTGTCTATCAACATGTAATCCACAACTTCTCGAAAAAATCACAAATGACCAAGGAAGGCAAACGCGTAAACAAAGACACAAATAAAACGAAGGAGTTTTCCCTCCTAAATTTTTAACGAGCTAGCGCATTAAGCAAAATATGGTGGTCTGGTGGTATGTGGTATTTACCTTGATAACATAGTCGGTGACGACGCTGGCCTGCTGGCCTTGCATGGCGGCAGCCTTCATGAAGGCGTCGATCTCCGGGTCAGGCTTGATCCCCGCACTCCTTTCCCTCCTCACCAGCTCCGCAAGCATCTCGTACCTTGTCCCCACCCCTTGGCACCTCCCCGAGAAGTCGAGTGTCTCCCTCACCGTCATCTGCCCCTCGTGCACATCGTTCTGGCTGATGTAAGCGCACGTCCTCTGAGGCACGAACTCCGTTAACTCATGCCCGTTGTACGTGATCTTCCCCTCAACCTGCTTGGAAACATCGTCGTTTCAATTATCATATGCATCACGTCAGTCTGCCATTGCCTTCTCTTACCACCATGCACTATGCAGCAATCTAATTATGGCACATAAGACAAGACTCCAGGTACTTTTTGCCTCCTATGAGTAACCGTTTGCTCAAACTTTGCACATTTAGTTTGTATTATAAATTACTCTGCTAgctaaagacaaaaaattttgGGCTCCTTAGAATAAtgcatcaaaatatttttctcttttcaatcaACTCTTTCACAGAGTATACGTAATAAGAGGCAGATTCAATTCAATAATTTCTCTACATGTCTAAttaagttctctctctctctcttccacggTCTTTCACTGTCTTCACATGGTCAGAACGGTTGGTTACGGTGCATGTCGAACGGACTTGTCCAACTCTAAGGGGCAATAGCCTTGACTACTTGACCCAAGTGATTATTCAGAAACGGCAGCTGCTAGCGATCCGACCTTAACCTTAATGATTGGACTGGCCAGCCGGTTCCTTCAACAGTAGGGATGTCAGGATTGGATTATATATCTTTAATcctattagtttttttttaatattcaagattcaaatttgaataaaaaaagcCACATTTGAATTCTGATATtacagatccaaatctaatttttatatttatatctgaatctaaattttgaaccgaCTTCCccagttttcaaaatttaatagcattagatacagttttctttttctttttttttgaagagtGTATATTGGTTTCGTGCATCTAGACGTTTGTACCATCCAATTGGGCTCCCCAAAGAAACATATGGCCCTCCCTGATGCTGATGTGCCAAGCCGTCAAGTATGACTGGCAATAGCCAGAGCAAGCTGTTCACATAAAAGAAACTATACATGTTGAACTCTGAataggggggagagagagagagagagaaagtctcaCCTTTAACTCGCTATCGAGTTTTCCAGCAAGTGCCAACAGCAATGTTGTCTTTCCCGAGCCTGGAGGCCCCAGCAGAAGTGTCATCCTGACAAGATTCAAAGCCAAGTTTTGAAGTGCAGGACCAagggattaaaaaaaaaaaaaactgcacacAAACCAACTTATTTTGCAGCAGCGGGGCTAACTTTAGATGGTGCATTAAGTACCTTCCAGGTCTTAAGATTCCGGAGGCGCCCTTGAGGATCTGGAAGGCCCTCTTCTTAGATGGAAACAGCCTCATGCAACCCAGGAGCCCCTGTCGCATCAAACGgcataagagaaaaagaactgcCCTTCTTTCATTAATTTATCGGCCaactataaatattttttggtatCTTCAGGCAGAAGTTTAGAAAATTATGAAACGAAAGCGATTGATTGTCCCTGAAAGCTGAAGTTTTTCTGACATTTCCTTTACTTTGATTTTCGCCTTTggtgttcttctttttcatatgGCTTTTCGGaaacctttttctcttctacttttcatttgaatcatgaGGGTTGCACCAGACCGGCACCTAAAGTCTTGCCCCTTGAGAATAGTCAAAGAAAGGCACAACATATTGTTTTCCCCTGACAACGCCGCCCGTAAAACCTAAATTTCTTAGACTTTTTGTAATAtcttttcgattttttttagCCTCTTGGAAAATCAAACCGCTCCTTCTTCATCGTTTCTTCATCCCCTCACCCccaccaaaataaataaatacaataaATAAGAACCcaagatttttttattactcTGTGTTTTTGTCATTAGCAATAGCAAAACAGTATTTTTCGTCATCTATCAATTGTAGGAAAAGCGCATATTTAACTATGTGAAGACCTTATGTTTCTAGTTCATTATTTTGTTATCAttatgaatagaaaaaaaaggtgcTGTCCATTAGAAAAACTTGTCGCGACTTTTGAACCCAAGTTAGCAGCCAATTGGCTTGAAGGCTGTGGCAAAGTATTGGCTCTTGCGCCGGCATCCAGGAAAGTTGAAACTCCCCTGATGCCATGCTTCTGCAGAAATGTCAAAAAAAGCAGACACATCACGCTGTCAGACAAAAGGCCATCAATATGACCTCCCTTTTTCAATTCAATAAATGGAGTCCACGAACCATATTCAGATCTGGCAGGCCTGCCAGCTCTGCGGGAACTTTTCACGATCTATATCCAGATCTTGTttgtctgtttctttggacTAGACTCGATTATTTTTGTATCCTCCAAAACTAGCACCGGGTCTCGAGCTACCCACACATCCAGTTGGTTGTGTGACCACAGCTGAGCACATATACAACGGATTCGGACCCACTTCACGATCCATTTTCGAGATCTACGAGCCAATACGCTGATAATATACTGATTTCAGGTCCAAGAACTTAAAATTATCGTTTTATTCTGAATCAGAAGCCCCCACCATCGTAGATGTAGTATATGGGGGGATTCATATCTTTCTTCCCACAGCCTGTGGAGCTCATTTAAACAAGTGCCCGTCACCATGGAAGCCTCTGCAGGTGGATTTAGTCGCATCACGTGGTAATCGCAGACGATGAGCTAGGACCAAAGGCGCACGCACTTTCGTTTTTCTACGTTGGGGTCAGGAACATGTGATATTGATAGGGACGGAGCTAGAACGGTCATAAatgacttttgttttttttttttttttgaaaatattacacACTAAAATCCTAAAATAGAGGTATACTGAAGCAGTGAAATAACATTCTTCCCTACATAATTGCAATGGAAAGAAGATTTCTTCTCATTGTAAACTTCACCTGTCTTGCAATTGCAAATTAGAGGgtgaatttaaaagaaaaattagacgGGTTGGGAGGAGTCTCCTTTATTTTCACCAAAGTGTCACCCTACTAGTCCACTGATCAGTTGGCTGGttgttttcagaaaaaaaaaaaaaaagaacagattCAAACATCCTAAAAAGCTGATGCTCAGGCAGCCATAAAAAGCGTGGATTAGATGCTCAAGCAGGTCTAAGGTTTATGACCCACTGTCTGAAAAGGAAGGAAACCTTCGTTCAATGTTGTGTAGCTGTCTAACAGTGGGTCCTCAACTTGGGTTGGGCCTGCACTTTATCTCATAAGAGTATAACACGTATAAGAATTGAACTGGTGACACGAGTTCTTCTGCTCGACCAGCTATACTATatattatacttttttttaagatatgctAGCTTCCCGGTTTTGATAGTTGCTCTTGCTAAAATTATTGTAAATCATGTCATATGGGGCAGATTGAGGGATACTAGATAACTTTACTCTTCCTTACAAAACATAATTGCGTGTTTCACAGCGCCTGATGCTACTCAAACGGCCAATTCTTCTGtactttttacttttaatatttCTCCTGTAGATTAAGCTCAAGTATATGAGATCATATTTcttcaataacttttttttttttaatataaacaaaaactgTTATCAAAAAGTCCCCAATCCAGACGCGGGAGCGAGAACGAGAAAGAGATTGATTTTCACCTCGATGGAGTTGATAGAGGCGTTGAGGAGAGTGGGGAGGGCTCTGCCGCCGATGTGAGCATCTGCCTGCACGCTCAGGTTCTCGAAACGGACTTCGATCTTCGGTACGTCGATCCCAACTCTGAAAGAGTGCATGTCTGGGTTAGAGCTTTCTGCTTCACAGGCAGGCAGCGGTTGCTGTGCGTGCTTctgtgaaagagaaagagagggagagacaaaTTAAAAGTGAAGCAGTAGTACCTCTCTATCCTATCCCGGAGGCGGAGGAGGAACCTCTCGTTGTCCTCCTCCACCACCTTGAGCACGTTCTCGAGCAGCAGCTTCCGGTCGGCGATGTCCAGCCTTTTGACGTCCACCTCGCCGTGCACCACCTTCCCGTCCTCCATCACCTGTTTCAGCACGCTCTTCCTTATGCGGTCGTACGTGGGTAGCCTCTCGATGGCCGCCCATCTCAGCGCCTCCTCGTCGTCCACGTCCTCCCCTCCAACTCTAGCGCTTCTCCTGAACACGTCCTCCGAGCTGCCCCACACCTCCCTCAGGCTCCCCGTCCGCCTCCATCCCCCGCCGCCGCTTATCGCTCTCCTCAGCTCGTCCCCTGCCATCCTCCTCTCTccctccaccaccaccaaacACACACCCACCACCAACACTCACACACCCACCACCAACACTCACACACAcccagagagagggagagagaaaggtgTTTGGCCGTGCAGATGGGAGAACTCTGGTGTCAATTCTTAGCCCGTAAAAGGATGACTTAGGTGATGCGCTTTAACACcctgcacacacatatatatatatatatatatatatatatacgtatgcTGCTCCATTTGATGAGCAGTCCTCCATgacgtcgtcgtcgtcgtcgtcataCCGGGCCCGCTCCCTTTCTTCTGGAAAAGCTATGACTGGTCATAAAGGTCGGCCATTGCCCGGCTCGAGTCGAAGGTCTCAACAGGAgaagttttggattcaaatgaatGTTGATCAAGTTGAATTGTGATCCACAGGGGTCACACCTTTCAAGCTATTCTCCAAGTCAATGAGTGTTTGAAAAGTCAAGCTCGGACCTGCTCTCAGTTTTGAATTAACTCAACATCCCATATTAATGCAAATGGTGGTCTCTTTGAATTGGAGAAGGTGGAAATATGAGGCACGGAACCATAACAGCAACCACATCTTTACTTTCGGTCAAGTCCTCGTTAGACATCCACATGGGATTGATTGAGTTGGTCCAACTTGGCGTGGTCCTATTTCCCCGAAGCGTGCCAAGACAAGGAAAAATATCTCCAGAGGAATGTAAAAagcgttttcctttttttttggttacaTATTCCAAAAAAACAGAAGGGGCACTGGACTTTCTTGGTGAGTCTCTAACT
Coding sequences:
- the LOC116254722 gene encoding ABC transporter G family member 34-like isoform X2 produces the protein MAGDELRRAISGGGGWRRTGSLREVWGSSEDVFRRSARVGGEDVDDEEALRWAAIERLPTYDRIRKSVLKQVMEDGKVVHGEVDVKRLDIADRKLLLENVLKVVEEDNERFLLRLRDRIERVGIDVPKIEVRFENLSVQADAHIGGRALPTLLNASINSIEGLLGCMRLFPSKKRAFQILKGASGILRPGRMTLLLGPPGSGKTTLLLALAGKLDSELKVEGKITYNGHELTEFVPQRTCAYISQNDVHEGQMTVRETLDFSGRCQGVGTRYEMLAELVRRERSAGIKPDPEIDAFMKAAAMQGQQASVVTDYVIKILGLDVCADIIVGNEMIRGISGGQRKRVTTGEMLVGPSKALLMDEISTGLDSSTTFQIVKFIRQFVRVMDGTMLMSLLQPAPETYNLFDDIILLSEGYVVYQGDREHVLEFFESMGFKCPERKGVADFLQEVTSKKDQEQYWSDKDAPYRYVTAKEFSEAYSHYRGGQQLAADLRIPYDKTKSHPAALETKKYTMSNWDLFKACFSREWLLMKRNSFLYIFKTTQITIMSLITMTVFLRIKMKHETIADGGKYFGALFFSLINVMFNGFAELAMTVSRLPVFYKQRDFLFYPSWAFALPIYVLRIPLSVLESALWIILTYYTIGFAPSASRFFRQFLAYLCVHQMALPLFRFLGAVGRTMVIANTIGTFALLVVFALGGFVISKDDIKPWWIWGYWISPMMYGQNAIAVNEFLDKRWSKPNTDASIDAPTIGKAILKSRGMFVEEYWYWICIGALIGFSLLFNVCFVLALKYLNPIVSAQSVLSDEDGKKDKKSSSLRKQKSRQSNFAAQSPNIIAEGIDMSIRNRTGSRGSETMAPKKGMVLPFQPLSLVFDHVKYYVDMPAEMKSQGVEENRLQLLRDVSGSFRPGILTALMGVSGAGKTTLMDVLAGRKTGGYIEGSIKISGYPKKQDTFARVSGYCEQNDIHSPNVTVYESLVYSAWLRLSHDVKADTRKMFIEEVMELVELNPIRDALVGLPGVDGLSTEQRKRLTIAVELVANPSIIFMDEPTSGLDARAAAIVMRTVRNTVDTGRTVVCTIHQPSIDIFEAFDELLLMKRGGQVIYAGSLGHHSHKLVQYFESIPGVPRITEGYNPATWMLEVTTTLVEAQLGVDFAEVYANSSLYMTNQEIIKEFSAPVPGSKDLFFPTKYSQNFLVQCKACFWKQFWSYWRNPQYNAIRMFMTIIIGLLFGTIFWKAGKKTSTQQELLNLFGAMYSAVLFLGASNSITVQPVVGVERSVMYREKAAGMYSALAYAVGQVVIEIIYIFVQSVVYCLILFSMIGFPWEAGKLFWFIYFMFMCFVYFTVYGMMGVALTPNHHIGAIVNSFFLTFWNLFSGFLIARPLIPIWWRWYYWLSPVAWTLYGLITSQVGDLVSPIAVPGQGTTTVKQFLNDSLGYKESFLGAVAGVHVAFVVLFLGIFAFAIRHLNFQKR
- the LOC116254722 gene encoding pleiotropic drug resistance protein 2-like isoform X3; amino-acid sequence: MAGDELRRAISGGGGWRRTGSLREVWGSSEDVFRRSARVGGEDVDDEEALRWAAIERLPTYDRIRKSVLKQVMEDGKVVHGEVDVKRLDIADRKLLLENVLKVVEEDNERFLLRLRDRIERVGIDVPKIEVRFENLSVQADAHIGGRALPTLLNASINSIEGLLGCMRLFPSKKRAFQILKGASGILRPGRMTLLLGPPGSGKTTLLLALAGKLDSELKVEGKITYNGHELTEFVPQRTCAYISQNDVHEGQMTVRETLDFSGRCQGVGTRYEMLAELVRRERSAGIKPDPEIDAFMKAAAMQGQQASVVTDYVIKILGLDVCADIIVGNEMIRGISGGQRKRVTTGEMLVGPSKALLMDEISTGLDSSTTFQIVKFIRQFVRVMDGTMLMSLLQPAPETYNLFDDIILLSEGYVVYQGDREHVLEFFESMGFKCPERKGVADFLQEVTSKKDQEQYWSDKDAPYRYVTAKEFSEAYSHYRGGQQLAADLRIPYDKTKSHPAALETKKYTMSNWDLFKACFSREWLLMKRNSFLYIFKTTQITIMSLITMTVFLRIKMKHETIADGGKYFGALFFSLINVMFNGFAELAMTVSRLPVFYKQRDFLFYPSWAFALPIYVLRIPLSVLESALWIILTYYTIGFAPSASRFFRQFLAYLCVHQMALPLFRFLGAVGRTMVIANTIGTFALLVVFALGGFVISKDDIKPWWIWGYWISPMMYGQNAIAVNEFLDKRWSKPNTDASIDAPTIGKAILKSRGMFVEEYWYWICIGALIGFSLLFNVCFVLALKYLNPIVSAQSVLSDEDGKKDKKSSSLRKQKSRQSNFAAQSPNIIAEGIDMSIRNRTGSRGSETMAPKKGMVLPFQPLSLVFDHVKYYVDMPAEMKSQGVEENRLQLLRDVSGSFRPGILTALMGVSGAGKTTLMDVLAGRKTGGYIEGSIKISGYPKKQDTFARVSGYCEQNDIHSPNVTVYESLVYSAWLRLSHDVKADTRKMFIEEVMELVELNPIRDALVGLPGVDGLSTEQRKRLTIAVELVANPSIIFMDEPTSGLDARAAAIVMRTVRNTVDTGRTVVCTIHQPSIDIFEAFDELLLMKRGGQVIYAGSLGHHSHKLVQYFESIPGVPRITEGYNPATWMLEVTTTLVEAQLGVDFAEVYANSSLYMTNQEIIKEFSAPVPGSKDLFFPTKYSQNFLVQCKACFWKQFWSYWRNPQYNAIRMFMTIIIGLLFGTIFWKAGKKTSTQQELLNILGAMYSAVFFLGASNSITVQPVVGVERSVMYRKKAAGMCSALAYAVGQVVIYIFVQSVVYCLILFSMIGFPWETGKLFWFIYFMFMCFVYFTIYGMMGVALTPNHHVGAIVNSFFLNFWNLFSGFLIARPLIPIWWRWYYWLSPVAWTLYGLITSQVGDLVSPIAVPGQGTTTVKQFLNDSLGYKESFLGAVAGVHVAFVVLFLGIFAFAIRHLNFQKR